Proteins found in one Sardina pilchardus chromosome 11, fSarPil1.1, whole genome shotgun sequence genomic segment:
- the si:dkey-181f22.4 gene encoding receptor-interacting serine/threonine-protein kinase 2 isoform X1 — MDNLLQQLPHIEEGDILNLTLTATSAETCLRGRYKGTGRLVAVKLLRSHSSQSGERVRNTLEPQQMKTERLLVPLGVYRTRFFSGLVSEWMTAGSLHSLLYETKLYPEFPVCLRLRLLCDIAEGLSHLHSIPLPHLALRATHVILDQQYRAKLCGWGLPESSPSERVGPRYRNLAYLSPEALYESGSSVKTDMYSFGVLLWETLNRQHASEDFVQQQLILRGTEQSLEQGAESSLLPSDTPHLRALTELVLSCWNSDPERRPSAEDCLAVLRTALLSFDPAAPVKAALRLKEIKERAMLSCQNSPTWEIPIELNNLENSADYKFMHSKTLPMDILRPPAQTPASSGSSPSKGSPLPSPPRSGQHRRGCFGKCSGGRNQTSPCSESPKPRVQLTGRALTASPRLHSPSPPLLNPSPPSSSSSSSSSPSSSPMAPFHAQARSKNPGLPSSSPPRRVSCCGLLLERRELIVRWMTEGRLNHLLDVLRSRQALSYEAYEIITAAVTLAARTRCMLDTCCCLGERVAALVAVTLGLVSASSTATAARGRAQLAH, encoded by the exons ATGGATAATCTTCTTCAACAGTTGCCACATATAGAAGAGGGAGATATTCTTAATTTGACTCTGACAGCGACTAGTGCAGAAACTTGCCTGCGGGGCCGATACAAGGGCACAGGGCGGCTCGTAGCGGTGAAACTATTGCGAAGTCATTCGTCTCAAAG TGGCGAGAGGGTGAGGAACACCTTGGAGCCACAACAGATGAAGACTGAGAGACTGCTGGTTCCGCTTGGTGTGTATCGGACTCGTTTTTTCTCTGGTCTGGTGTCGGAATGGATGACAGCTGGTTCGCTGCATTCACTCCTATATGAG acaaAGCTGTACCCTGAATTCCCCGTCTGCCTTCGCCTGCGCCTGCTCTGTGACATTGCAGAGGGCCTGTCTCACCTGCACTCgatccctctccctcacctggCCCTCAGAGCCACGCACGTTATCCTGGACCAGCAATACCGTGCCAAG TTATGCGGTTGGGGGTTGCCAGAGTCCTCCCCCTCTGAAAGAGTCGGGCCTCGCTACAGAAACCTGGCCTACCTCTCACCAGAAGCATTGTATGAGAGTGGGAGCTCAGTGAAGACAGACATGTATAG TTTTGGCGTCCTTCTTTGGGAAACATTGAACAGACAACATGCTTCTGAAG ATTTTGTACAGCAGCAGTTGATATTGCGTGGTACGGAGCAAAGCTTGGAGCAGGGAGCAGAAAGCAGTTTGTTGCCGTCTGATACACCCCATCTCCGTGCCCTCACTGAGCTTGTTTTGAGTTGTTGGAACAGTGACCCCGAGAGACGTCCATCTGCGGAAG aCTGTCTTGCGGTCCTGAGAACGGCCTTGTTGTCCTTTGACCCTGCGGCCCCAGTCAAAGCTGCTCTCCGCTTGAAGGAGATTAAG GAGAGGGCAATGCTGAGCTGTCAAAACTCACCAACCTGGGAAATTCCCATTGAGCTGAACAATCTTGAG AACTCTGCTGACTACAAGTTCATGCATTCCAAAACGCTGCCCATGGATATCCTACGGCCTCCCGCTCAGACTCCTGCATCGTCTGGCAGTAGCCCCAGCAAAGGGTCCCCTCTTCCCTCACCACCCAGGAGTGGCCAACACAGACGAGGCTGCTTCGGCAAGTGCTCAG gTGGGAGGAACCAGACCTCACCATGCTCAGAATCTCCCAAGCCCAGAGTCCAGTTGACTGGCCGAGCTTTGACAGCATCTCCCCGTCTACAtagcccctctccccctctcctcaacccctctccacccagctccagctccagctccagctccagccccagctcctCTCCCATGGCTCCCTTCCATGCCCAGGCCAGATCTAAGAACCCGG GCCTGCCGAGCTCGTCTCCCCCGCGCCGCGTGAGCTGCTGTGGCCTGCTGCTGGAGCGCCGTGAGCTCATAGTCCGGTGGATGACGGAGGGGCGCCTCAACCACCTGCTGGACGTGCTCCGCTCTCGCCAGGCCCTGAGCTACGAGGCCTACGAGATCATCACCGCCGCGGTCACCCTGGCGGCCCGCACGCGCTGCATGCTCGACACCTGCTGCTGCCTCGGGGAGAGGGTCGCCGCCCTGGTGGCCGTCACGCTCGGCCTGGTTTCTGCCTCCTCCACCGCCACTGCTGCCAGAGGCAGAGCTCAACTGGCTCACTGA
- the si:dkey-181f22.4 gene encoding receptor-interacting serine/threonine-protein kinase 2 isoform X2, whose protein sequence is MDNLLQQLPHIEEGDILNLTLTATSAETCLRGRYKGTGRLVAVKLLRSHSSQSGERVRNTLEPQQMKTERLLVPLGVYRTRFFSGLVSEWMTAGSLHSLLYETKLYPEFPVCLRLRLLCDIAEGLSHLHSIPLPHLALRATHVILDQQYRAKLCGWGLPESSPSERVGPRYRNLAYLSPEALYESGSSVKTDMYSFGVLLWETLNRQHASEDFVQQQLILRGTEQSLEQGAESSLLPSDTPHLRALTELVLSCWNSDPERRPSAEDCLAVLRTALLSFDPAAPVKAALRLKEIKERAMLSCQNSPTWEIPIELNNLENSADYKFMHSKTLPMDILRPPAQTPASSGSSPSKGSPLPSPPRSGQHRRGCFGGRNQTSPCSESPKPRVQLTGRALTASPRLHSPSPPLLNPSPPSSSSSSSSSPSSSPMAPFHAQARSKNPGLPSSSPPRRVSCCGLLLERRELIVRWMTEGRLNHLLDVLRSRQALSYEAYEIITAAVTLAARTRCMLDTCCCLGERVAALVAVTLGLVSASSTATAARGRAQLAH, encoded by the exons ATGGATAATCTTCTTCAACAGTTGCCACATATAGAAGAGGGAGATATTCTTAATTTGACTCTGACAGCGACTAGTGCAGAAACTTGCCTGCGGGGCCGATACAAGGGCACAGGGCGGCTCGTAGCGGTGAAACTATTGCGAAGTCATTCGTCTCAAAG TGGCGAGAGGGTGAGGAACACCTTGGAGCCACAACAGATGAAGACTGAGAGACTGCTGGTTCCGCTTGGTGTGTATCGGACTCGTTTTTTCTCTGGTCTGGTGTCGGAATGGATGACAGCTGGTTCGCTGCATTCACTCCTATATGAG acaaAGCTGTACCCTGAATTCCCCGTCTGCCTTCGCCTGCGCCTGCTCTGTGACATTGCAGAGGGCCTGTCTCACCTGCACTCgatccctctccctcacctggCCCTCAGAGCCACGCACGTTATCCTGGACCAGCAATACCGTGCCAAG TTATGCGGTTGGGGGTTGCCAGAGTCCTCCCCCTCTGAAAGAGTCGGGCCTCGCTACAGAAACCTGGCCTACCTCTCACCAGAAGCATTGTATGAGAGTGGGAGCTCAGTGAAGACAGACATGTATAG TTTTGGCGTCCTTCTTTGGGAAACATTGAACAGACAACATGCTTCTGAAG ATTTTGTACAGCAGCAGTTGATATTGCGTGGTACGGAGCAAAGCTTGGAGCAGGGAGCAGAAAGCAGTTTGTTGCCGTCTGATACACCCCATCTCCGTGCCCTCACTGAGCTTGTTTTGAGTTGTTGGAACAGTGACCCCGAGAGACGTCCATCTGCGGAAG aCTGTCTTGCGGTCCTGAGAACGGCCTTGTTGTCCTTTGACCCTGCGGCCCCAGTCAAAGCTGCTCTCCGCTTGAAGGAGATTAAG GAGAGGGCAATGCTGAGCTGTCAAAACTCACCAACCTGGGAAATTCCCATTGAGCTGAACAATCTTGAG AACTCTGCTGACTACAAGTTCATGCATTCCAAAACGCTGCCCATGGATATCCTACGGCCTCCCGCTCAGACTCCTGCATCGTCTGGCAGTAGCCCCAGCAAAGGGTCCCCTCTTCCCTCACCACCCAGGAGTGGCCAACACAGACGAGGCTGCTTCG gTGGGAGGAACCAGACCTCACCATGCTCAGAATCTCCCAAGCCCAGAGTCCAGTTGACTGGCCGAGCTTTGACAGCATCTCCCCGTCTACAtagcccctctccccctctcctcaacccctctccacccagctccagctccagctccagctccagccccagctcctCTCCCATGGCTCCCTTCCATGCCCAGGCCAGATCTAAGAACCCGG GCCTGCCGAGCTCGTCTCCCCCGCGCCGCGTGAGCTGCTGTGGCCTGCTGCTGGAGCGCCGTGAGCTCATAGTCCGGTGGATGACGGAGGGGCGCCTCAACCACCTGCTGGACGTGCTCCGCTCTCGCCAGGCCCTGAGCTACGAGGCCTACGAGATCATCACCGCCGCGGTCACCCTGGCGGCCCGCACGCGCTGCATGCTCGACACCTGCTGCTGCCTCGGGGAGAGGGTCGCCGCCCTGGTGGCCGTCACGCTCGGCCTGGTTTCTGCCTCCTCCACCGCCACTGCTGCCAGAGGCAGAGCTCAACTGGCTCACTGA
- the LOC134095970 gene encoding adhesion G protein-coupled receptor G3-like, with the protein MMWGQAIRGILGMICFIAPMGQVKSESDLDFKMCGTWHHGSGDRILEFALTKGCGSLHISANETTLSIRGSITASHEAADQIQLGDKRGGFSPFCVLWEPLVDRLRVEVDGKNRTVLRSAGLQEGCCTDLSPGKQDAAQTSYGIANGTMRTDVMSFKTFRTYEFDGQTINCKKEFCADEATRKVNMIEEAMMKSDVLGIVNSACFQGEVVEMDDNFTGRDIAFPGEATARGPRPSVPQPSVHLPASLKPETARKAKVVCTFFKNNTIFNKGFEKKQPGARILEDVVGISVENEIIIGLPEPVKIGFHHRALPKNHSRTCVSWDTRTAPEVDWKTDGCKTVPIDEHKTECHCNHLTYFSILVQIEQRDSQCHLEALTFITAVGCAVSALSCVILFYSLCKKSKKKSKDQSAPIHRGLVVTLFFLSMLFILTGVLANVGGESMCRVVGALLHYALLASFCWMAVEIFHTFWMVYMIFSDPPKPFIWCILGFGIPAVPVAILVSRDDIYGLREVRPSGDVDNPYKMCWMKDNSNAWLAHYLTNVAFLLLLISTGLVMLFVVLRKIRNRDEWRKRKLAFLSMWGLSCLYGTTWAFGLLEIGPYYCPVTFLFCIINTLQGFFIMLRYYVLERIRNSKESILDGSSSGSTRQHMLQPHGKGASE; encoded by the exons ATGATGTGGGGCCAGGCAATAAGAGGAATTCTGGGAATGATTTGTTTCATTGCTCCAATGGGCCAAG TGAAAAGTGAGAGCGACCTTGACTTTAAGATGTGTGGAACATGGCATCACGGTTCTGGCGACAGGATCCTGGAGTTTGCGCTGACCAAAGGCTGTGGCTCCCTCCACATCAGCGCTAATGAGACCACCCTGTCCATCAGGGGCAGCATCACAGCCAGCCATGAGGCTGCGGATCAGATCCAATTGGGCGACAAGCGGGGGGGTTTCAGCcccttctgtgtgctgtgggaGCCGCTGGTGGACCGTCTGCGGGTCGAGGTGGACGGGAAGAACCGCACAGTTCTGAGATCAGCCGGGTTGCAGGAGGGCTGTTGCACGGACCTTTCCCCCGGAAAACAGGATGCAGCTCAAACCTCATACGGCATTGCAAATGGCACCATGCGAACCGATGTTATGAGCTTCAAAACATTTAGGACATATGAGTTCGATGGACAAACCATCAACTGCA AAAAAGAATTTTGTGCTGATGAAGCAACCAGAAAAGTGAATAT gatTGAGGAAGCAATGATGAAATCCGATGTCCTGGGCATTGTAAATTCTGCATGCTTTCAGGGAGAAGTTGTGGAGATGGATGATAACTTCACAGGGCGTGATATAGCATTTCCG GGGGAAGCGACTGCAAGGGGACCTCGGCCGTCAGTACCACAACCTTCAGTGCACCTGCCGGCCTCTTTAAAACCTGAAACAGCGAGAAAAGCCAAAGTTGTGTGCACCTTCTTCAAGAACAATACCATATTTAAC AAAGGATTCGAGAAAAAGCAGCCAGGCGCGAGGATCCTGGAAGATGTTGTGGGAATTTCGGTCGAAAATGAGATCATCATTGGACTGCCTGAGCCTGTCAAGATTGGCTTCCACCATCGTGCTCTACCA AAAAATCATTCCAGAACATGTGTTTCCTGGGATACAAGAacag CACCCGAGGTTGACTGGAAGACTGATGGTTGCAAGACCGTACCGATTGATGAGCATAAGACAGAATGCCACTGTAATCACCTGACCTACTTCTCCATTCTAGTG CAAATTGAACAACGCGACTCACAGTGCCATCTAGAGGCCCTGACTTTTATTACAGCCGTGGGATGCGCTGTGTCGGCCCTCAGCTGTGTCATCCTGTTCTATTCACTCTGCAAGAAGAG CAAAAAGAAGTCTAAGGACCAGTCGGCGCCGATCCACCGCGGCCTGGTGGTCACCCTGTTCTTCCTCAGCATGCTCTTCATCCTGACCGGCGTGTTGGCCAATGTGGGAGGGGAGTCTATGTGCCGGGTGGTGGGGGCGCTGCTGCACTACGCCCTGCTCGCCTCTTTCTGCTGGATGGCCGTGGAGATCTTCCACACCTTCTGGATGGTCTACATGATCTTCAGCGACCCGCCAAAACCATTCATCTGGTGCATACTGGGATTCG GTATTCCTGCTGTCCCAGTTGCCATTCTGGTCTCCAGAGATGACATCTACGGCTTGAGAGAAGTGAGGCCCAGCGGTGATGTTGACAATCCATACAAGAT GTGTTGGATGAAGGACAACAGCAACGCCTGGCTGGCTCACTACCTGACCAATGtggccttcctcctcctcctgatctCCACTGGGCTGGTCATGCTGTTTGTAGTCCTCAGAAAGATCCGGAATCGAGacgagtggaggaagaggaagctgGCGTTCCTCAGCATGTGGGGCCTCAGCTGTCTCTACGGGACCACGTGGGCGTTCGGCCTGCTGGAGATCGGCCCTTACTACTGTCCAGTCACCTTCCTCTTCTGCATTATCAACACTTTACAGG GTTTCTTTATAATGCTGCGGTACTATGTCCTGGAGCGGATTCGAAACAGTAAGGAGTCGATTCTGGATGGAAGTAGCTCAGGATCCACACGGCAACACATGCTACAACCCCACGGAAAGGGTGCTTCAGAATGA